GAGGTAGAGCACCTCGATGCCGCGTTTCATGAACGCGGAGAGGTAAGGCCCCCGCTCGATCTCCTGAACGGTTCTGCCGTTGAGGTAATATATGGCGTTCTGCCCTTCCTTGAGCCGGCCGATGTAATCATCGAGGGAAACGAAGGTTTCCTGCGCTGTGCCGGACCGGAAGCGCAGGAGGCCGGAGAGCTCGGTGCGGTTTTCATAATCGGACACCGCTCCCTCTTTGATGAACATTCCGAAGCTCTCCCAGAAGGCAAGGTATTTTTTCGGGTCTTTTTTCGCTTCTTCCTCCAGGAAACGGATTATCCTGCGGTCGAGGAATTTTTTCAGCTTGCGGAAAACCAGGTTATCCTGCAGAGTCTCACGGGAGATATTGAGCGCCAGGTCAGCCGAATCGACCACTCCTGTGATAAACCGCATGTACTCCGGCACGAGCTCTTCGGCGTGCTGGACGATCAGTATCTTACGTGAATAGAGATTGATCATGGGTTTCAGCCGGAAGAAACCGAACCGTTCCATATTGGCGGATGGAACATACAGGATGGCGGAAAGCTGGAGCGGCGCATCGGATGTGAGGTGCAGACGGTAGAGAGGCTCATCTTCCGTGTTCGAGATGAATTTGAAGAATTCCTTGTACTCGCTGTCGCTTACTTCGGAAGAGGATTTAAGCCAGATGGCCTGAATGGTATTTACCCGCTCGCCGTTCACCAGGATGGGGAAGGAAACGAAGTTGGAATACTTGCGTATGATATTTTTGACCAGGCCGGCATCCTCATACTCACGGGCGTCCTCCTTGAGCTTGACAATCACCGAGGTTCCGCGGGGGAGATTCTCAACACCGGTGATGGTATATTCTCCCGCGCCGTCGCTCACCCATTCGTACCCTGAAGCATTCGTCCTGAACGACCGCGTCCGCACAGTAACCCTCTCTCCGGCCATGAATGCGGAATAGAATCCCACCCCGAATTTCCCGATAAGCTCAGGGGTGATCTGTTCCCGGTTTTCGATGCTCTCCAGAAATTCTTTCGTGCCGGACCGGGCTATGGTACCAAGGTTGGCCCCCAGCTCATCGTGAGTCATGCCCACCCCGGTATCG
This DNA window, taken from Candidatus Latescibacter sp., encodes the following:
- the htpG gene encoding molecular chaperone HtpG; the protein is MDEKKPDSQQENTGPETRKFKAEVKQILDIVIHSLYTHREIFIRELVSNASDALEKMRHEALIQKNYLDKDAPHEIRIETDKDAHTLTVTDTGVGMTHDELGANLGTIARSGTKEFLESIENREQITPELIGKFGVGFYSAFMAGERVTVRTRSFRTNASGYEWVSDGAGEYTITGVENLPRGTSVIVKLKEDAREYEDAGLVKNIIRKYSNFVSFPILVNGERVNTIQAIWLKSSSEVSDSEYKEFFKFISNTEDEPLYRLHLTSDAPLQLSAILYVPSANMERFGFFRLKPMINLYSRKILIVQHAEELVPEYMRFITGVVDSADLALNISRETLQDNLVFRKLKKFLDRRIIRFLEEEAKKDPKKYLAFWESFGMFIKEGAVSDYENRTELSGLLRFRSGTAQETFVSLDDYIGRLKEGQNAIYYLNGRTVQEIERGPYLSAFMKRGIEVLYLHDPIDDFVMTSLGQYKGKRLISADSADIELPPAPEEEKKEQPALSSEDARGLLSWMKDTLGDAASEVRESKRSMDRPAIVVNPEEGMTASMRRILKAAGRDAGMEKAPILEINTGHPLIHTLKKLREGKTDKGFLQACVRQIFDNALAEAGLLEDPSIMVDRVYTLMERALKAEEEREG